In one window of Corynebacterium mycetoides DNA:
- a CDS encoding M13 family metallopeptidase gives MNDLFELVNGEWVANHEIPADRGIDGAFYALRDKSEEDVRAILAQRTGRGGDIFASFMDVDAINAAGTDPLEADLDRLAVADIEEFAANLGALEREGISGPVTFWVEKDSDGEDAVIYLVQSGLGLPDEAYYREAQHAETLSAYRGHVTKMLGFLGSEHLLGLSPEVAAERIVNMEIQVAASHWDVVRARDAIATYNPTEFSALPPVVQTILGGAGIEVDTVIDMMPSYTRALGEMLRPETLADWQLWGAWNILRSRAGLLSEDIALANFEFYGTRLSGATEQRDRWKRGVSLAESVVGEEIGEAYVAEHFPAEYKDKMLELVNYLIQAYRQRIDKLEWMTEATRGRAEEKLAQFNAKIGYPDHWRSFEGLEFDPSGEHLLDNVRRGAAFEHDYQLSKLGKPVNRAEWVTTPQTVNAFYNPVVNDITFPAAILQPPFFNPHADDAENFGAIGAVIGHEIGHGFDDQGSRYDGLGNLNSWWTDEDRERFDALTAKLVDQFDGLIPSVLLGREGIEGVQGEFTLGENIGDLGGLGIAVVAYKLYLAEHGLDDGPALPFDDLPGQYTGFQRLFLSWARVWRSKSRPEMAAQLLAIDPHSPNEFRCNVIAGNVAEFYEAFDIPKDSPMWVAPEDRVRIW, from the coding sequence ATGAATGACCTGTTTGAACTAGTCAACGGCGAGTGGGTGGCAAACCACGAGATCCCCGCCGACCGCGGCATCGACGGCGCCTTCTACGCCCTGCGCGACAAGTCCGAGGAGGACGTGCGGGCAATCCTGGCGCAGCGCACGGGCCGCGGCGGCGATATCTTCGCCTCCTTCATGGACGTCGACGCGATCAACGCGGCCGGCACCGACCCGCTTGAGGCCGACCTGGACAGGCTAGCCGTGGCGGATATCGAGGAGTTCGCCGCCAACCTCGGGGCTCTAGAGCGCGAAGGCATCAGCGGACCGGTCACGTTCTGGGTGGAAAAGGACTCCGACGGCGAGGACGCGGTGATCTACCTGGTGCAAAGCGGCCTCGGGCTGCCCGACGAGGCGTACTATCGCGAAGCCCAGCACGCCGAGACGCTCTCCGCATACCGCGGCCATGTGACAAAAATGCTCGGGTTCCTGGGCTCCGAGCACCTCCTCGGGCTCTCGCCGGAGGTGGCGGCGGAGCGCATCGTCAACATGGAGATTCAGGTGGCGGCGAGCCACTGGGACGTGGTCCGGGCGCGCGACGCCATCGCCACCTACAACCCCACCGAGTTCAGCGCGCTGCCCCCGGTGGTGCAGACCATCCTGGGCGGGGCCGGCATCGAGGTGGACACCGTTATCGACATGATGCCCTCCTACACGCGGGCGCTCGGGGAGATGCTGCGCCCGGAGACCCTGGCGGACTGGCAGCTGTGGGGTGCGTGGAACATCCTGCGTTCGCGCGCCGGGCTGCTGAGCGAGGACATCGCGCTGGCCAACTTCGAGTTCTACGGCACCAGGCTGTCCGGCGCGACGGAGCAGCGGGACCGCTGGAAGCGCGGCGTGAGCCTCGCGGAGTCGGTCGTCGGCGAGGAGATCGGCGAGGCGTACGTGGCCGAGCATTTCCCTGCCGAGTACAAGGACAAAATGCTGGAGCTGGTCAACTACCTCATCCAGGCGTACCGCCAGCGCATTGACAAGCTGGAGTGGATGACTGAGGCCACCCGCGGCCGCGCCGAGGAAAAGCTCGCGCAGTTCAACGCCAAGATCGGCTACCCGGACCACTGGCGCAGCTTCGAGGGCCTCGAGTTCGACCCGAGCGGGGAGCATCTGCTGGACAACGTCCGCCGGGGCGCCGCCTTCGAGCACGACTACCAGCTGTCCAAGCTGGGCAAGCCGGTCAACCGCGCCGAGTGGGTCACCACGCCGCAGACGGTCAACGCGTTCTACAACCCGGTTGTCAACGACATCACCTTCCCGGCCGCAATCCTGCAGCCTCCGTTCTTCAACCCGCACGCGGACGACGCGGAGAATTTCGGGGCGATCGGGGCGGTCATTGGACACGAGATCGGGCACGGCTTCGACGACCAGGGCTCGCGGTACGACGGGCTCGGCAACCTCAACTCGTGGTGGACCGACGAAGACCGCGAGCGTTTCGACGCGCTCACCGCGAAGCTCGTCGACCAGTTCGACGGCCTCATCCCGTCCGTCCTCCTGGGCCGGGAGGGAATCGAGGGCGTGCAGGGCGAGTTCACCCTCGGCGAGAACATCGGCGACTTGGGCGGGCTCGGCATCGCCGTCGTGGCCTACAAGCTCTACCTCGCCGAGCATGGGCTTGACGACGGCCCCGCCCTGCCCTTCGACGACCTCCCCGGTCAGTACACGGGGTTCCAGCGGCTGTTCCTCTCCTGGGCGCGCGTGTGGCGCTCGAAGTCGCGGCCGGAGATGGCGGCGCAGCTGCTCGCGATTGACCCGCACTCCCCCAACGAGTTCCGCTGCAACGTCATCGCGGGCAACGTCGCGGAGTTCTACGAGGCCTTCGACATTCCGAAGGATTCCCCGATGTGGGTCGCCCCGGAAGACCGGGTGCGGATTTGGTGA
- a CDS encoding arabinosyltransferase domain-containing protein codes for MRQEVESKHVTQTATLSRTAIVSGLLAFVCFVLTPFLPVNQVQSQLTWPQNGTLDSVNAPLISLAPDELEFSVPVAESIDALRDGQSVILGTLPSSSSEATDRGLFVSSYDGGLVVTSLNDVLLELTAEEVSALPSGATLVVSADPDGTVAEIPGTSVGEETDDDLRPQVTGLYTELEGDTQELVDAGLGAQVDINSRFTSTPTMAKTVAMLLGLASTVVALWALWRLDGKDGKHVPFFRSEWRTFTALDGVVLAVLGFWHVFGANTSDDGYLLTMARVAGESDYMANYYRWYGVPESPFGSPFYDVLSVLAQVSTASMWMRLPALLAGILTWWILSREILPRLGEVVAKRRVAYWTAAFIFLAFWLPYNNGTRPEPIIAVGLVATWASFERAIDTQRLFPAAVGTILAAFTLACGPTGLAAVGVFLVSLPSMFRIMNRRLDVAPRLAYIAPFLGAGFAVMVPVFNDQTLATVLEATAVRSKVGPALEWYSEWVRYATLFEQTVDGSMTRRFPTFIFLFSIGLILWALFRFNKIPGAAAGPTQRLLLIVGLSTFFLMFTPTKWTHHFGIYAGIGGAAAALGAVVLSQIAMRSARNRTLAIAAVMFIMSLTLAGWNAWWYVSSFGVPWWDKTVQLKGIEANTVMLVLTLAVFLFGIFQSFAPRASSVRWDGVMSAPIAIFAVLMVAFSCLTFVKAFLDQAPAYSVGMGNVRTFVGNHCALGADVLLETDTNDSFLTPVRGVPLGASLDAGETYGFDPEGVPSSIVPENANAANTDARPDANDTQNAQPAQTTQTGQTSQDPASDQEQSTTRTNTQGNRPQELRGVNGSTVRLPFNLDFTTVPVLGSYTQDPTGSAHIETAWYALPEATEESPLLVTSVAGRIAHKDINGVEQDGTDLVLEYGTARDDGSVDVLGDVVMLDQGPKQAWRNLRYPIADLPEEANAVRLVGDDTSLAEKDWMAVTPLRVPTLAPLGDVFDADTPGLLDWSVALQYPCQRPFNHYAGVAEIPQFRIMPDAPGKAQLSGFMDFLGGGALATAEAVNYSYDIPGYLADDWTRDWGSVAKYEPRTDSRGRTPAIADVDHTTVSRWGWWSPGPMKIRDPDENRD; via the coding sequence ATGAGACAGGAAGTAGAGTCCAAGCACGTGACACAGACAGCTACCCTTTCCCGCACCGCCATTGTTTCGGGCCTGTTGGCGTTCGTGTGCTTCGTGCTCACGCCGTTCCTCCCGGTCAACCAGGTGCAGTCGCAGCTCACCTGGCCACAGAACGGGACCCTCGACTCCGTCAACGCCCCGCTCATTTCCCTGGCGCCGGACGAGCTCGAATTTTCGGTCCCTGTCGCCGAGTCGATCGACGCGTTGCGCGACGGCCAGTCCGTCATCTTGGGCACGCTGCCGAGCTCGTCGAGCGAGGCGACGGACCGCGGGTTGTTCGTTTCCTCCTATGACGGCGGCCTGGTGGTCACCTCCCTCAACGACGTCCTCCTCGAGCTCACCGCCGAGGAGGTCTCGGCTCTGCCCTCCGGTGCGACGCTTGTCGTCTCGGCCGACCCGGACGGTACCGTCGCCGAGATCCCCGGCACCTCCGTTGGTGAGGAGACCGACGACGATCTGCGTCCCCAGGTCACCGGCCTGTACACGGAGCTCGAGGGGGACACCCAGGAGCTTGTCGACGCCGGCCTTGGCGCCCAGGTCGACATCAACTCGCGCTTCACCTCGACTCCGACCATGGCCAAGACCGTCGCGATGCTGCTCGGCCTGGCCTCGACGGTGGTTGCCCTGTGGGCGCTGTGGCGCCTCGACGGCAAAGACGGCAAACACGTCCCCTTCTTCCGCAGCGAGTGGCGCACGTTCACCGCCCTCGACGGGGTTGTTCTGGCGGTCCTCGGCTTCTGGCACGTCTTCGGCGCCAACACCTCGGACGACGGTTACCTGCTGACCATGGCTCGGGTGGCGGGCGAGTCGGACTACATGGCCAACTATTACCGCTGGTACGGCGTCCCGGAGTCGCCGTTCGGCTCGCCGTTCTACGACGTGCTCTCGGTCCTGGCGCAGGTGTCCACCGCGTCGATGTGGATGCGTCTGCCGGCGCTGCTGGCAGGGATCCTGACCTGGTGGATCCTCTCGCGGGAGATCCTGCCGCGCCTGGGGGAGGTCGTCGCCAAGCGGCGCGTCGCGTACTGGACGGCCGCGTTTATCTTTCTCGCTTTCTGGCTGCCCTACAACAACGGCACGCGCCCGGAGCCGATCATTGCCGTGGGCCTCGTCGCAACCTGGGCGTCGTTCGAGCGAGCGATCGACACCCAGCGCCTGTTCCCCGCGGCCGTGGGCACCATCCTCGCCGCCTTTACGCTCGCCTGCGGCCCGACGGGCCTCGCGGCGGTGGGCGTGTTCCTAGTGTCGCTGCCGTCGATGTTCCGCATCATGAACCGCCGCCTCGATGTCGCGCCCCGCCTGGCCTACATCGCCCCGTTCCTCGGCGCGGGCTTCGCTGTGATGGTCCCGGTGTTCAACGACCAGACGCTGGCCACGGTGCTCGAGGCCACCGCGGTGCGCTCGAAAGTGGGCCCGGCGCTTGAGTGGTACTCCGAGTGGGTGCGTTACGCGACGCTGTTCGAGCAGACCGTCGACGGCTCCATGACGCGCCGGTTCCCCACCTTCATCTTCCTGTTCAGCATCGGGCTGATTCTGTGGGCGCTGTTCCGCTTCAACAAAATCCCGGGGGCCGCCGCCGGCCCGACGCAGCGACTGCTGCTCATCGTGGGCCTGTCCACCTTCTTCCTCATGTTCACGCCGACGAAGTGGACCCACCACTTCGGCATCTACGCGGGCATCGGCGGCGCGGCCGCCGCCCTCGGCGCGGTGGTGCTGTCGCAGATCGCGATGCGCTCGGCGCGCAACCGGACGCTGGCGATCGCCGCGGTCATGTTCATCATGTCGCTCACGCTCGCCGGCTGGAACGCCTGGTGGTACGTCTCCTCCTTCGGGGTGCCGTGGTGGGACAAGACGGTTCAGCTCAAGGGGATCGAGGCCAACACCGTCATGCTCGTGCTCACCCTGGCGGTGTTCCTGTTCGGCATTTTCCAGTCGTTTGCGCCGCGGGCGTCCAGCGTGCGCTGGGACGGCGTGATGTCGGCCCCCATCGCGATTTTCGCGGTGCTCATGGTGGCGTTTTCGTGCCTGACGTTTGTCAAGGCCTTCCTCGACCAGGCCCCCGCATACTCGGTCGGGATGGGCAACGTGCGCACCTTCGTCGGCAACCATTGCGCCCTGGGCGCGGACGTCCTGCTTGAGACCGATACGAATGATTCCTTCCTCACTCCGGTGCGCGGCGTGCCGCTCGGCGCGTCGCTGGACGCGGGCGAGACCTACGGTTTCGACCCCGAGGGCGTGCCGTCGTCCATCGTTCCGGAAAACGCCAACGCGGCGAACACGGACGCGCGGCCCGACGCGAACGACACGCAGAACGCCCAGCCCGCGCAGACCACCCAAACTGGCCAGACGAGCCAGGACCCGGCGAGCGATCAGGAGCAGTCGACCACCCGTACCAACACGCAGGGCAATCGTCCCCAGGAGCTGCGCGGCGTCAACGGGTCCACCGTTCGCCTGCCCTTCAACCTGGACTTCACCACGGTCCCCGTCCTCGGCTCCTACACGCAAGATCCCACGGGCTCCGCGCACATCGAAACCGCGTGGTACGCGCTGCCCGAGGCCACCGAGGAGTCCCCGCTGCTGGTCACCTCCGTGGCCGGCCGGATCGCCCACAAGGACATCAACGGCGTGGAGCAGGACGGCACGGATCTCGTGCTCGAGTACGGCACCGCGCGTGACGACGGCAGCGTGGACGTTCTCGGGGACGTCGTCATGCTCGACCAGGGCCCGAAGCAGGCCTGGCGCAACCTCCGCTACCCCATCGCGGACCTGCCGGAGGAGGCGAACGCGGTGCGCCTCGTCGGCGACGACACATCGCTGGCGGAGAAGGACTGGATGGCGGTGACCCCGCTGCGCGTGCCCACGCTCGCGCCGCTGGGCGACGTGTTCGACGCGGACACCCCGGGGCTTCTGGACTGGTCGGTTGCCCTGCAGTACCCGTGCCAGCGCCCGTTCAACCACTACGCCGGCGTGGCGGAGATCCCGCAGTTCCGCATCATGCCCGACGCGCCGGGGAAGGCGCAGCTGTCCGGGTTCATGGACTTCCTCGGCGGCGGCGCCCTTGCCACTGCGGAAGCCGTGAATTACTCCTACGATATTCCTGGGTATCTCGCTGATGACTGGACACGCGACTGGGGTTCCGTGGCCAAGTACGAGCCCCGGACCGATTCGCGGGGCCGCACCCCCGCGATCGCCGACGTCGACCACACCACCGTCTCCCGGTGGGGGTGGTGGAGCCCCGGACCGATGAAGATCCGCGACCCAGACGAGAATAGGGACTAA
- a CDS encoding arabinofuranosyltransferase: MIVSRAAASSVGGAALAFISWWILRASSLPAFNTSMVTRALATAFSMVVVVAVAILLWTWIRGRRTGWLAGLTEIAASLAPAALVVTTLGIPLSATRLYLDGVQVDQGFRTQFLTRMTETVSNQDMNYFGLPTFYPIGWFWLGGRMANLMNMDGWEVYQPWALVSLAAAAAALTPVWRALIGSLPASAAIAVVTTAIVLTETPDEPYAAIVAMFVPAATVAAGKALNGSWGATAALAVYLGLSASFYTLFTAITALSVVVLAGVYFFARGRSLVPVKHLLVIGVSSILIALVAWGPYLYHRLFGDYEARSTANHFLPVEGARIPIPFFSFSVLGLLSLLGLFFLCARIRAREATGIAVTLAVSYAWAVASMVTPLVGTTMLGFRLEVVILLLFATAGILALAYAADVFPPLTPAATTAAVILVAAAGLVYIQQIPAHNQAHIDQAYADTDGNGERADRFPADAGRFYADVREFISSRGYEPTDAVVQTDEINFMAMNPYYGFNAFTSHYANPLGEYDLRVEELESWAEGSYEDLEDPDALLAELDSSRWRAPDVFVFRGNLEDPEEPFKTHVGHDIFPNEPNMRYERLFFNPAAFDSPAWSTEQIGPFVVVVRNR; encoded by the coding sequence ATGATTGTTTCACGAGCCGCCGCCTCATCGGTCGGCGGGGCGGCGCTCGCTTTCATCTCCTGGTGGATCCTGCGGGCGTCGTCTCTGCCCGCGTTCAACACCTCCATGGTCACCCGCGCGCTGGCGACAGCGTTTTCCATGGTGGTCGTCGTCGCCGTCGCGATCCTGCTGTGGACGTGGATCCGCGGCAGGCGCACGGGGTGGCTCGCGGGGCTCACGGAGATAGCCGCGTCGCTCGCCCCGGCGGCGCTTGTGGTGACCACCCTCGGTATCCCGCTGAGCGCCACCAGGCTCTACCTCGACGGCGTGCAGGTGGACCAGGGTTTCCGCACCCAGTTTCTCACCCGGATGACGGAGACCGTGTCCAACCAGGACATGAACTACTTCGGCCTGCCCACCTTCTATCCCATCGGCTGGTTCTGGCTCGGCGGCCGGATGGCCAACCTGATGAACATGGACGGGTGGGAGGTGTACCAGCCGTGGGCGCTGGTCTCGCTGGCCGCGGCCGCGGCCGCGCTGACCCCGGTGTGGCGCGCGCTGATCGGCTCGCTGCCCGCCTCCGCGGCTATTGCCGTGGTCACCACCGCCATCGTGCTGACCGAGACCCCGGATGAGCCCTACGCCGCCATCGTTGCCATGTTTGTCCCGGCAGCGACGGTGGCCGCGGGAAAGGCCCTGAACGGCTCGTGGGGTGCCACGGCGGCCCTGGCGGTCTACCTGGGGTTATCGGCCAGCTTCTACACCCTGTTCACGGCGATTACCGCCCTGTCGGTGGTGGTGCTGGCCGGCGTGTACTTCTTCGCGCGGGGCCGCAGCCTGGTTCCGGTGAAACACCTCCTGGTCATCGGGGTCTCCTCGATTCTCATCGCGCTGGTGGCGTGGGGCCCCTACCTCTATCACAGGCTGTTCGGCGACTACGAGGCCCGCTCCACCGCGAACCACTTCCTGCCCGTGGAGGGGGCGCGCATCCCCATCCCCTTCTTCTCGTTTTCCGTCCTCGGCCTTCTCAGCCTGCTGGGCCTGTTCTTCCTGTGCGCCCGGATCCGCGCGCGCGAGGCCACCGGGATCGCCGTCACCCTGGCGGTGAGCTACGCGTGGGCGGTGGCCTCGATGGTCACCCCGCTGGTGGGCACCACGATGCTGGGGTTCCGCCTCGAGGTGGTCATCCTGCTGTTGTTCGCCACCGCGGGCATCCTCGCGCTGGCCTACGCCGCCGACGTGTTCCCCCCGCTGACGCCCGCTGCCACCACGGCGGCGGTGATCCTCGTCGCCGCGGCCGGCCTGGTCTACATCCAGCAGATTCCGGCGCACAACCAGGCGCACATCGACCAGGCCTACGCGGACACCGACGGCAACGGCGAGCGCGCCGACCGCTTCCCCGCGGACGCGGGGCGCTTCTACGCCGACGTGCGGGAGTTCATCTCCTCCCGCGGGTACGAGCCGACGGACGCGGTCGTGCAAACCGACGAGATCAACTTCATGGCCATGAACCCATACTACGGTTTCAACGCGTTTACCAGCCACTACGCCAACCCCCTCGGGGAATACGACCTGCGCGTCGAGGAGCTGGAATCGTGGGCGGAGGGGTCGTACGAGGACCTGGAGGACCCGGACGCGCTGCTCGCCGAGCTCGACTCCTCCCGCTGGCGCGCCCCCGACGTGTTCGTGTTCCGCGGCAATTTGGAGGACCCGGAGGAACCGTTCAAGACCCACGTGGGGCACGACATCTTCCCCAACGAGCCCAACATGCGTTATGAGCGCCTGTTCTTCAATCCCGCCGCCTTCGATTCCCCCGCCTGGTCCACCGAGCAGATCGGCCCGTTCGTGGTGGTTGTCCGAAACCGATGA
- a CDS encoding decaprenylphospho-beta-D-erythro-pentofuranosid-2-ulose 2-reductase, with protein sequence MLNAVGQAQHILLIGGTSEIGLAIVAELASRGGGPTVTLAARQDSPRIDAAVADVTAAGAERVRLVDFDALDVDSHPAVIDAAFSGGDVDVAVVAFGTLGDQEQLWQDHAAAVESVQINYTAFVSVGVLLGQYFRAQGHGTIIALSSVAGQKVRRSNFVYGASKAGVDNFYLQLGEALRDYGVHVTVVRPGQVRTKMTEGLKEAPLTVDKQDVAEAAVDAALNKQRYVFVHKAFGPISFALQHIPAPIMRRLNF encoded by the coding sequence ATGCTCAACGCAGTAGGACAAGCACAGCACATTCTTCTCATCGGCGGCACCTCCGAGATCGGCCTGGCCATCGTGGCCGAGCTCGCCTCCCGCGGCGGCGGCCCCACCGTCACCCTCGCAGCCCGCCAGGACTCGCCGCGTATCGACGCCGCCGTGGCCGACGTCACGGCCGCCGGCGCCGAGCGGGTTCGCCTGGTGGACTTCGACGCGCTCGACGTCGACTCGCACCCCGCCGTCATCGACGCCGCGTTCTCCGGCGGCGACGTCGACGTGGCAGTCGTGGCCTTCGGCACCCTGGGCGACCAGGAGCAGCTCTGGCAGGACCACGCCGCCGCCGTGGAATCCGTCCAGATCAACTACACCGCGTTCGTCTCCGTCGGCGTGCTCCTGGGCCAGTACTTCCGCGCCCAGGGCCACGGCACCATCATCGCGCTGAGCTCGGTGGCGGGCCAGAAGGTGCGGCGCTCCAATTTCGTCTACGGCGCCTCGAAGGCGGGCGTGGACAACTTTTACCTGCAACTCGGGGAGGCCCTGCGCGACTACGGAGTGCATGTGACCGTGGTGCGCCCCGGCCAGGTGCGCACCAAGATGACGGAGGGCCTGAAGGAGGCGCCGCTGACGGTGGACAAGCAGGACGTCGCCGAGGCCGCCGTGGATGCGGCCCTGAACAAGCAGCGCTACGTGTTCGTGCACAAGGCGTTCGGGCCGATCTCGTTCGCGCTGCAGCACATCCCCGCGCCGATTATGCGGAGGCTGAACTTCTAA
- a CDS encoding FAD-binding oxidoreductase: MQLHTKVESLYGWGRTAPSTAHVLSTPDVEVIKRAVAQVAEDNASLPEQQRRGVIARGMGRSYGDPAQNGGGLVVDMQPLNQIHSIDPGTAIVDVDAGVTLDQLMKAALPYGLWVPVLPGTRQVTIGGAIGPDIHGKNHHSAGSFGNHVVSLELLVADGRVLHLEPHGTVDDPDGTLFWATVGGMGLTGIILRARILMTRTETAYFIADTVRTDTLDETIAAHSDGSEVHYTYSSAWFDAISAPPKTGRSTISRGSLATLAQLEEFAPKLAKDPLKFNAPQLMTVPDIFPSWTMNKLSLMAIGEAYYAMGAPAKNQVKNLTQFYQPLDLIGEWNRGYGSKGFLQYQFVVPTDAVEPFKDIIYQIQASGHYTALNVFKLFGEGNRAPLSYPMKGWNVCVDFPIRKGLGEFLDRLDEQVMEFGGRLYLAKESRTSAEKFHAMYPGIAGWLETRRDIDPTGVFASDMSRRLELN; encoded by the coding sequence ATGCAACTACACACGAAAGTTGAATCGCTCTACGGGTGGGGACGCACCGCCCCGTCGACCGCCCACGTGCTTTCCACCCCTGACGTTGAGGTGATCAAGCGCGCCGTCGCGCAGGTGGCCGAGGACAACGCATCCCTGCCCGAGCAGCAGCGCCGCGGCGTCATCGCCCGCGGCATGGGCCGTTCCTACGGGGATCCGGCCCAGAACGGCGGCGGGCTCGTGGTGGATATGCAGCCGCTCAACCAGATCCACTCCATTGATCCCGGCACCGCGATTGTGGACGTCGACGCCGGCGTGACCCTGGACCAGCTGATGAAGGCCGCGCTGCCCTACGGCCTGTGGGTGCCCGTGCTGCCGGGCACCCGCCAGGTCACCATCGGCGGGGCGATTGGGCCGGACATCCACGGCAAGAACCACCACTCGGCAGGTTCCTTCGGCAACCACGTTGTCTCGCTCGAGCTGCTGGTCGCGGACGGCCGCGTCCTGCACCTCGAGCCGCACGGCACCGTGGACGACCCGGACGGCACCCTGTTCTGGGCCACCGTGGGCGGCATGGGACTGACCGGCATCATCCTGCGCGCGCGCATCCTGATGACGCGCACGGAAACCGCCTACTTCATAGCGGACACCGTGCGCACCGATACCCTGGATGAGACGATCGCCGCGCACTCGGACGGCTCCGAGGTCCACTACACCTATTCTTCGGCGTGGTTCGACGCGATTTCGGCTCCGCCGAAGACGGGCCGTTCCACCATCTCCCGCGGGTCGCTTGCCACGCTGGCGCAGCTGGAGGAGTTCGCGCCGAAGCTGGCGAAGGACCCGCTGAAGTTCAACGCCCCGCAGCTGATGACGGTGCCGGACATCTTCCCGTCGTGGACCATGAACAAGCTCTCGCTCATGGCCATCGGCGAGGCCTACTACGCCATGGGCGCGCCGGCGAAGAACCAGGTGAAGAATCTGACGCAGTTCTATCAGCCGCTGGATCTGATCGGCGAGTGGAACCGCGGGTACGGCTCCAAGGGCTTCCTGCAGTACCAGTTCGTGGTGCCCACGGACGCGGTGGAGCCGTTCAAGGACATCATCTACCAGATCCAGGCGTCGGGCCATTACACGGCGCTCAACGTGTTCAAGCTGTTCGGCGAGGGCAACCGCGCGCCGCTGTCCTACCCGATGAAGGGCTGGAACGTGTGCGTGGACTTCCCCATCCGCAAGGGCTTGGGCGAGTTCCTCGATCGCCTCGACGAGCAGGTCATGGAGTTCGGCGGCCGCCTTTACCTGGCCAAGGAGTCGCGCACCTCGGCCGAGAAGTTCCACGCGATGTACCCCGGGATCGCCGGCTGGCTTGAGACCCGCCGCGACATCGACCCGACCGGCGTCTTCGCGTCCGACATGTCGCGCCGCCTCGAGCTCAACTAA
- a CDS encoding SpaH/EbpB family LPXTG-anchored major pilin produces MARAINRTVAVALATGLAFSGAVSTTALISAPAFAQTQQTIGTDGGTLTVHKFLNPDKITDSTQGQKATDLPQAGDPMPGAIFTATRINLDLKKPEEFEKAATLTPAQAASLLTSETYIQTTGDTGQAVFDLPLGAYLIRETPTDAQLNAGLVPAAPFIAYMPMTTPDGDTWNRDVHVYPKNTKLTTDERVDDANTHPVMDGEDGKVTYTIDATVPVLPQDRTLTSFNIVDTFNNAELTNPKVDSVKIGDTVLIEGVDYTVTTGTVTGPGDANASLTITLTPEGLKELTGGQTITVTLTGDVAQVGENGLKDGAVTNNSYTTGTTEVTGQPGEATTFTTPQDSVTSYFGQILVNKVDEATEPVKGSAVFDLYKVADQGDGVCNDLTGAQSVVKDFKVVDGTGVINALHVTDLQNDTAAIADTYCLIETQAPAGYLLDETPHAFTLTQAQATAPTTAGDYTLISQQITVKNRVQPPLTLPNTGGMGVALLILAGILIVGGGAYAARRNAA; encoded by the coding sequence ATGGCACGAGCCATTAACCGCACGGTCGCAGTTGCCCTCGCAACTGGCCTCGCATTCTCAGGTGCCGTAAGCACCACCGCTCTCATCTCTGCCCCGGCGTTCGCGCAGACCCAGCAGACCATCGGCACTGACGGCGGCACCCTGACCGTTCACAAGTTCCTCAACCCGGATAAAATCACCGACTCCACCCAGGGCCAGAAGGCAACCGACCTCCCCCAGGCCGGCGATCCCATGCCGGGCGCAATCTTCACCGCGACCCGCATCAACTTGGACCTGAAGAAACCGGAGGAGTTCGAGAAGGCCGCCACGCTCACCCCGGCACAGGCCGCATCGCTGCTGACCAGCGAGACCTACATCCAGACGACGGGCGATACCGGCCAGGCGGTCTTCGACCTCCCGCTCGGCGCCTACCTCATCCGCGAGACACCGACCGACGCGCAGCTCAACGCAGGCCTCGTGCCCGCCGCGCCGTTCATCGCCTACATGCCGATGACCACTCCGGACGGCGACACCTGGAACCGCGACGTTCACGTCTACCCGAAGAACACCAAGCTGACCACCGACGAGCGTGTCGACGACGCGAACACCCACCCCGTGATGGACGGCGAGGACGGCAAGGTGACCTACACGATCGACGCCACGGTCCCCGTGCTGCCGCAGGACCGCACGCTGACCTCGTTCAACATCGTCGATACCTTCAACAACGCCGAGCTGACCAACCCGAAGGTTGACTCCGTCAAGATCGGGGACACTGTCCTTATTGAGGGCGTGGACTACACCGTGACCACGGGCACGGTTACAGGCCCGGGGGACGCTAACGCCTCCCTGACCATCACTTTGACCCCGGAAGGCCTCAAAGAATTGACGGGGGGCCAGACAATTACCGTCACCCTGACCGGTGACGTTGCCCAGGTCGGCGAGAACGGGCTGAAGGACGGCGCCGTGACCAACAACTCCTACACCACCGGCACCACCGAGGTCACCGGCCAGCCGGGCGAGGCCACCACCTTCACCACCCCGCAGGACTCTGTCACCTCCTACTTCGGCCAGATACTGGTCAACAAGGTCGACGAGGCCACCGAACCGGTCAAGGGCAGCGCCGTGTTCGACCTGTACAAGGTCGCGGACCAGGGCGACGGCGTGTGCAACGACCTGACCGGCGCACAGTCCGTGGTCAAGGACTTCAAGGTTGTCGACGGCACCGGCGTGATCAACGCCCTGCACGTCACTGACCTTCAGAACGACACCGCGGCCATCGCCGACACCTACTGCCTCATTGAGACCCAGGCACCGGCTGGCTACCTGCTGGATGAGACACCCCACGCGTTCACCCTCACCCAGGCGCAAGCTACCGCCCCGACCACCGCAGGAGATTACACGCTGATCAGCCAGCAGATCACAGTGAAGAACCGGGTCCAGCCGCCGCTGACCCTGCCGAACACCGGTGGCATGGGCGTCGCGCTGCTCATCCTCGCCGGCATCCTGATCGTCGGCGGAGGCGCATACGCGGCACGCCGTAACGCCGCTTAA